TCTGCTGCCTGTACACGGATTGAAAGATTTGAAAGAATTCATCGGTGAAAGGATCACCTGCTGCCTTGAAATTCTTCAGTTCTTCCAAGGTCCTCACATACTCCCTCTCTCCTGCCTCACTTTCCTCTTCGAATTGTTTAAGCGCGACAAGAATCAGCAATTGGCTATCGCGGGCACGCTTTAGGCACTTCTCCAATGCAGCACAGAAATCTAGAGTTTGCAAGCTATTTTCGAAGTACTCCTCGACAAGCTCAAACAATTCTTGATCCTTCCATATATCTTTCTTGCACTCCAAGATAACCTTAACAACCTCTTGGTTCATCTCCAACAAGCACTCTGTGACTTCCTTCAACGAGTCAAACGAAAGCGCACGAACCTCAATCCCCACAGCAAGAGTATTGATGACGTGATTGGTCCGAGCTTGGAGGGTGGTGTCAAAGGACTGCAAGTCCTTGTCGAGCCGGCAAGCAGCCTCGTAGGAGCTCAATTCAGTTGTGTATTGTAAATTGTTATTGAGATTGATAGCAGAAGATGATGCTTCAGCTGGCCTCTTGCTCACATGCCCTCCCATGACCTCGATTCAAATCTAAACAATCAAGCAGGAACCAAATTAACCAGATTCACTTTAGACCCTTCTTGCAAACCTTGAACTTCCCTTCCTACCAACAACAGAGAGACGAGATCTTGAAAGTCTATCCAGCGCAAGAGTTCGGATCTATTATAACCTAGATacgaaaaagaaacaaagactTGCCACCAAACCAAGAAAATTTCTCAAAGCTGACACAAAAAGTTATCATATATAGATCACCAGAAGTTTTTTAAAGAGAGCTAGATTTTAAAGGCTCTAAAACTGACCAAGAGCCCGATAAGAGAGAAGTACAAGCTTAAGCCTTGGAACCCTTTGTCAACAAAAGTAGAACATCTTAATTAGAATGAACAAGGGacaattattaattatgataaaaagGTACTGGTGAGATTTTCTTTATAAACAAGTAAACTAACAACATAAAGAAATAGAGATGATAAATTGATTAGctaaaagagaaggagaggtGATTGAAGAATGAAGAAGCTTAAAGAGAATTGAAACCGTTTAAGGACCAAGAAACAAGGAAGAAGGGTAGCAGAGCAAGTGGCTCATAGTTTAGAAGGATTTGAGCATATAGCTTGCACGCATGACATTATTAAGAAATTGGGTCATGGAATACGCGGGAAGCAATGTTTTTCTCCAACTTTATCTCTTCTTTCTAAGCTCTTTACAGTTTTAATGCGCAAAGCAACGGTTACCAAAGAAAAGATAGACCCTTTGTGGATAAtattatgtgtgtgtatatatatatatatataataagaagTTAATTAAGGTAGTTTAGGTCGTGACAAAGGCGTCGTTAGGGTTAGGGGAGGCGGTCgaaatatcttttattaaaaaatatttttattattaaaattatttttatatatttttgtatcgttttgatgcataaattttaaaaaataaaaattatacatattattttgatatattttaaaacaatatttttttttaaaaaaaataaccactactACATTATTAAAcaccctttaaaaaataaatagaaacaagatatttcaaggaaaagaaaaagaaaaggagtgagATGCTGCAATTTTGGTCCCGAATCATGTGGTCGGTGGCTATAgtttttcactttttcttttttgaaattcgAAGTGTGCATATCCATGAACTGACACTATCCTTAACTCTTAAGTAATTTTGAGAGGCATAAAAATCACgtgttttatttatgatttaactCATGTAGTTAAATTGATTGCACATCTGTTTCTAAGATAATACTAATGATTTCGTACCCATTTTGCTTTCAAAATAATTCCACCTGTTCTCAgatttcccccccccccccctccatgAAGTCTCCTGGCTATTTTGACAAGGTCTAAGAAACGCGCGTGAAGCGCTACTTGATTTACTGAAGTAAAGCATACATAATATttatctgggtttttttttttaatatgtgggTACTTCTTGAATTAATCTTTTGATAAGAAATTGGAGTTATAATCACAATCTTACTGCACTACGATCCAGATCGATTGTGGGCaagatcatgttaataattatattatatagtcTTTAATTGTATGAAATCTTATATACCTCTGATCACACCACAGATTCCCCACAATCTTTTCCTGGAAATAGATATCAAAATCTTATAGTCTAATCGCAGAATAAGGATCGACAAGAAATACGCACCtggtttttgttcttgaaaacaCAAGCCACCTTCGTAAAGTTAGTAGAATCAATGCTGCAGATTAGAACTCTAGAGCTGCTCGATGCTTGATAGCTCCACTACTTATATACTGAGTCTTGAGCCTCAAATGTTAGCTTGTGACTTGTAAGCCAAGGAACTTGAAATTTCTTACCCTTCTCTGGAAATGTATTCACGTGTATGTAAAAGCCGAATAAAAAGCAAGTGGTTTACCGTCGACAGCCCTCGAGGTGACGCGTCATTCGGTGTCACGTGTATGTAAATTATTGGTTGCCGCCtttatgaaatttgaaaatgtGCTACGGGTCTGATTGGAGTCTGTAAcatgttgtgttttaaattctttttattttggaatatattaaaatatatatttttatttttaaaattaatacattaaaataatttaaaagtactaaaaataaattaattttaaacatattattttttaaaaaagtgaacaaacaatattttatcttgttataCAATCAATCCACGTATTCTTGAAGTCACGTGCTTGAACTCCAATTGTTGCGGTCTCTGACAAGACACATgacattataatatattttttatgattaaaaaactaaatcctTCGTCATCTCTTGTTTCTTCTACTTTCTGTCTATCAACGTGACCATATAACTAACAAATGTTACGGAAAATCCGATTGATTGATTGATCTTATCAGCTTACTGTAGATTCTAGGGCTATATTTGGTTACTTGAGTACTCAAAGATATATTCATTTGTTTAAcctatttaataatttcattttattttggttgaagacacgatttatttattatttatttattcttgaaaattaaagatatagaTTTTTAAGATTAGAACCTGATTTAAATATCTCATCTTTTTTCCactccaaaattaaaaagaaaaggaattatgGAAGCTTgaactcttatatatatatatatatatatatatatatattagactaGTGAGCAATGATGTGTAATTTATCATAATAAGAcatgttaaatataaaaaagttttcaGTAAAAACCTAGATTACATACaaatttaaatctataaatatgtaaaaaaataactcatgaCAAACATGTTATTAACACAAATATAATACTAGAATACGTACTAATCATATATCAATTGAtactaggggtgttcaaaaaaaccgaaaaaccgattaaaccggaaaaaaaataatcgaaaaaaccgaaccgtgaaaaaaaccgaataaaccgattaaaattttgaaaaaaccgaccggttcagttcggtttcggtttatTAAGCCTggaaccggaaaaaccgaaccgaaccgaaccgaaaaaaaccgagccaaaccgaaaaaaccgagccaaaccggaaaaaaccgagccaaaccgagccaaaaccgagccaaactgaaaaaaccgagccaaaccggtttttgctctaaaaaaccgaaccgaaccgaaccgaaaccggtcggtttgaaccggtttcggttcggtttcggtttttttttttaaaaaaaaaattcggtttggttactttttttgataaaaaccgaaccgaaccgaaccgtgaacacccctaattGATACTAATTCAAAGTCTTAGCatgcatgttaataataatattatatatgcttaaattaaaacaaatgaggatacttacttgttgaagcaatcttttgttattttcaaggaTGAATCCTTTGTTTTTAAGGCTTTATTGCTCCTCACTTTTGAAACTAGGATGTTTGCAATATGTTTATTAAGATTCCAATAATAACACGTTAGTTTAAATGCATTTCAAAACAAGGTCTTTGAACCAAATAATATGAAACTCAAATATCTTTCAATCAGATGAATCTAAACTCTAGATTTGGAAGgaaaaccaaaatataaaagagaatgaaaacattaaaaataaggtGAGAAAGAGtatgacaaaatataaaaaaaattcaagttagaaACTCTTCCTTCACCCCCTTCTTATAGTGAATTTTGGAAgtgaaaatattgaagaattaattcccACCATtgcaaatcaataattaaatttagaaaaaacaagagtTTTTTGAGTGGTAAAACCAAGGgttctttgagattaatttttcatttacctataatttgtttatttaaaacaaatttccaaCAATACCATATTGAATCAAcctattttgtctttttaaaatgatttttttttattatgaaagtatataaataaaaaaccatttatccCTCCATCCAAACAAAAATATCCCCTTCTTTTTCTCCCCCTCATAATCAATTTGATTATTCCTTATTTCCATATTTTGTCGCCAAATCCAAACACTTTCTTCAATTAAGGTTctgtttgttttgcataaaatattttacatgtaaaatgtttttcattctttggtttgaaaaatattttcccgtaaaatatttaacatgtaaaatatttttaaatggtgGTGAAGGAGAACGTAGTGGTGAGATAGCAATTGTGGTGGTAAGATCGTCGTGGTCAAGGGCGGAGGGAAATAGAAGGCTTGGGTGAACTGTAAACCAGGTCAAACTcttgtcaatttcttttttgtaataatattaaattagccCAAGTATTAATGCCTCTATATGGACCACATCATTAGTCTCACAAACATTATTAGTAGAATACATGTTGCTCTTAGAAAAAACACACGCTGTCCTATTATCTAATCCCAACCTAAGATTTCTGGCTTGTTGCttgctcatttttattttttggagatTAGCCTAGTTCATCTTTTTGTTTGCTACTTGCTCATCTAAGTAAGGTGTAAAAGGTAGTAACACTGAACTCTCAAATCGTTTTATACCCACCTAAatctctctgattttttttcctttcaatagttatgtttttcttttcttgttatatctataaaattgataaatattaatatataatattctttttatgtcAAATACAAATCTTGAAAGTTATTttagatgcaattcaagatttcaaaaggataaggaagaattataaatttgattagtGAAGTTAAAATAATTGGTATCTAGTTTATACATCATGTCATAACTGGAAGCATATACACACTTGGCaaaatttcttgtttgttttgtatCTCTGTAAGAATATAAGCAAAGGTAGACAAAACTTGAAAGCAACATGTTATTCCATTTAAGTTACTGTGATTCTATTTAAATCAATTACAACAATGTATTctcaaattaaatgatgaaattggtaaattttatagaaaactTGGTCTTTCTcatggattatatatatatatataaacctacCATGAATTGTAAATGTAatattgcttttgcttttgacaGGTAATTAGATTTAGTCAAATTAAGTGGAAAGCAAAATAAGAGGAGTGTGTGTTGTtgtattttgatatgatgattTAACATATTTCAAAGCTATCATTAGGCATTTGAATTGTTGCTAGTATAATTGGAAGGGCTTAAAGGTTAGTTTCTATAATCTTAATCTACCATATATAATCCAAAAGAAATACGGAAGGGCTTAAAGGTTAGTTTCTATAATCTTAATCTACCATATGTAATCCAAAAGAAATACATGTGCAATCGATAGATCCCGACTTATAGACCTATAATTGTATTGGTGGGGGATGAGTGAGAGGGATAATTAGTTGAATTATATAtgctttatttcaattttatttgccTTGGATTTAAACTGTATTGTATAGTTGTATATGTCACATGTGCTAATTTCCACTCATTacttataaatcaataaattacttgaatatgttataaattataatggaaagtgaaggaagaaaaagaggagaaactatgttttcattctttaaaccaAGCGAACAAATATCAACCAGTAAATGACGTTCTTTATCCAATGTTAATGTCTTAAATCGTAATGACCAACcccttttcaaatctcaaaaagttgaaattgatgttaatacTCTTGAACGAGATCTTGGGATATAGATATATTCCAATATGACATCATCCTATTAATCAGTAATATGAAATTAGAAGATCTTATATCAAAATGGGTTCATATTAACCTAAGTTAGTACAGTATCCGAAGACCTAATCAGGGAGACAACATCGTCGATTTTAGTATACTTGGTTTGATCAATTTCCTTGGTTAGAGTACTCTCCATCAAAGGatgcaatattttgttttccatgttttctttttgaaaatactAGGCTTTATCATCCCACATTAACTACTAAAGGCTTTAATTGAAAGAGGGTTAACTATGAGGTTAGATGTGCACTTTTAATACATTTAGGAAGTTCCACTTCATAGCATAATAATGCTATGAAATCTGCTGaagatttaatgaaaataagtaGACATTTTGATAATATGTTGAATGCACAAACTGCTGAAGAAGTTTATAAGAGTTAGTTGCGACTTAAGATAACAATTGAAAGTGTTTGATGGCTTAGCTTACAAGTATATGCATTTAGAGGTCATGAagaattttcatcttctaaTAATCGAGGCAATTTTATGGAGATGATAAGACTTATAGGGAGAATGAATGTTAACATTGGTGATGTTGTCTCAAAAAGAGATTCTACATTTTCTCGCGAACAAAGTAAGGAAAAAATTTGTGAAGAAGTTGGAGATACAAAGTTTTGTATTATGGTTGATGAAGCCAAAGTGcatcaaataaagaacaaattgctattattttgagatttgtAGACATTCAGGGTTTCTTATGAGAGTgttttcactaccagaaattcgctaaataccaatggatttaccaacggaatatTTCTGTTGGTAATTtaaggtcgaaattaccgacggacacttttccgtccgtaattcagtcggtaactaccgacggaatattttccgtctgtaattcagtcggcaactaccgacggaaagtttccgaattaaaaaaaaaggcgggtcgctgatgtggaggttttggcgggttatttgTTTTccgacagaatcaccgacggattcaaaacgacagtccgtacagtgacgtgaccggttcgccgtttaaattgccgacggactcaccgagggatttgaaatggcagatccgtacggtgacgtgtctatgtttccgtcagaatcaccgacggaattttcgtCGGTGAAAATGTCGGataaagttaatatatgacagctctgGCGACCcactcctcccctatttctccttcttcttcctaatcccaactctccccatctgcaaacaaccagccccccctcccccccccaaaataaatcttcctcatatcagcacaacaagttatatttcttgaagttttgtggtcacaacatccgtgttctgatttaccgacggattttatcaatttttgtaagtaattctatctttttaaattttaacatttaattaaatgtcaattttattgtttttttagtatatgtattttggtagtagatgtacatgttttattgttatttctcaa
The DNA window shown above is from Populus trichocarpa isolate Nisqually-1 chromosome 4, P.trichocarpa_v4.1, whole genome shotgun sequence and carries:
- the LOC7461196 gene encoding UPF0496 protein At4g34320; translated protein: MGGHVSKRPAEASSSAINLNNNLQYTTELSSYEAACRLDKDLQSFDTTLQARTNHVINTLAVGIEVRALSFDSLKEVTECLLEMNQEVVKVILECKKDIWKDQELFELVEEYFENSLQTLDFCAALEKCLKRARDSQLLILVALKQFEEESEAGEREYVRTLEELKNFKAAGDPFTDEFFQIFQSVYRQQIMMLEKLQLRKNKLDKKLKCIHTWRKVSSMIFVATFATVLICSVVAAAMTAPPVVAAVAAASTIPLGSMGKWIDSLWKNYENALKGQKEVISTMQVGTYVAIKDLDNIRVLIDRLEIEIEALMRTTDFAIEHGAVKVAIEEIKKKLGVFMKNVEDLGVLADTCSRDIMRARTVVLQRIIKNPNN